A stretch of Arachis hypogaea cultivar Tifrunner chromosome 15, arahy.Tifrunner.gnm2.J5K5, whole genome shotgun sequence DNA encodes these proteins:
- the LOC112746839 gene encoding mitogen-activated protein kinase kinase 10-like, whose product MTLVIRERRHQQALRLSLPQRNPPSLSSSSSSSSSSPLPHASVSLSGSSSSSSSVLVNLSDLEKLAVLGHGNDGIVYKVRHKKSNCFYALKVIRSNPIIGIDGSPNHVEAEILKKMDSPYVVKCHAVFDNGSCSDNGVSFVMEYMGGGSLYDILKHHRTLSEDVISDVAKRVLEGLNYLHAMHVVHRDIKPSNLLVNEKGEVKIADFGVSHVVVEEKESNGGGGDYDLHHYGNAGTCAYMSPERIDPESWRGGGGGDGFAGDVWSMGVVVLECFLGHFPLIRAEQRPDWATLMCAICFGEKVEMPETASPEFKSFVLRCLEKDWRKRATVKELLQHPFVNRGGCCNFSRKRLGDYVVLQG is encoded by the coding sequence ATGACATTGGTTATCAGAGAAAGGAGGCACCAACAAGCTCTAAGGCTCTCTTTGCCGCAAAGAAACCCTCCTTCGttatcgtcgtcgtcgtcgtcatcgTCGTCGTCACCACTTCCACATGCATCAGTATCATTATCAGGatcttcttcatcttcctcctcgGTCCTAGTTAACCTCTCAGACCTCGAGAAGCTCGCGGTTCTTGGCCATGGAAACGATGGCATAGTGTACAAGGTTCGACACAAGAAGAGTAATTGCTTCTACGCATTGAAAGTGATACGCTCCAACCCTATAATCGGCATTGATGGAAGCCCTAACCACGTGGAGGCAGAGATTCTGAAGAAGATGGATTCGCCGTACGTAGTGAAGTGTCATGCGGTTTTCGACAACGGTTCTTGcagtgataatggtgtaagctTTGTTATGGAGTACATGGGTGGAGGGTCGTTGTATGATATCTTGAAACATCATCGTACACTGTCGGAGGATGTGATCTCTGATGTTGCGAAGCGCGTGTTGGAAGGGCTTAACTATTTGCATGCCATGCACGTTGTGCACAGAGACATTAAGCCCTCGAACTTGCTCGTGAATGAGAAGGGTGAGGTGAAGATAGCGGATTTTGGGGTGAGCCACGTGGTGGTGGAAGAGAAAGAGAGTAATGGCGGTGGTGGTGATTATGATCTTCATCACTATGGCAATGCAGGCACGTGTGCATACATGAGTCCTGAAAGGATTGATCCTGAGAGTTGGAGAGGAGGTGGTGGTGGGGATGGTTTTGCCGGCGATGTTTGGTCGATGGGGGTGGTGGTTTTGGAGTGCTTTCTGGGGCATTTTCCGTTGATCAGGGCGGAGCAGAGACCGGACTGGGCAACACTGATGTGTGCCATTTGCTTTGGGGAAAAGGTGGAGATGCCGGAGACGGCGTCGCCGGAGTTCAAGAGCTTTGTACTGAGGTGTCTTGAGAAGGATTGGAGGAAGAGGGCAACAGTGAAGGAGCTTCTCCAACACCCTTTTGTTAATAGAGGAGGGTGTTGCAATTTCAGTAGAAAAAGGCTTGGTGATTATGTTGTTCTTCAGGGGTGA
- the LOC112747430 gene encoding protein SAMBA-like isoform X1 encodes MSSPAHSSVSTTAVVGGGGGGGGSSSNAALSIDDFHFPFDPISTHEQKDDAMLVLKKDLMAALDKEVKALDEDNWKFEGPRSRIHLVSHRGNYLRQPTEASKNWSLTQPK; translated from the exons ATGTCATCACCGGCTCATTCATCTGTGTCAACCACCGCGGTTGTTGGTGGAGGCGGCGGCGGAGGTGGCAGTAGCAGCAATGCCGCACTTTCCATTGACGATTTCCATTTCCCCTTTGACCCCATTTCAACGCATGAACAGAAGGATGATGCCATGCTAg TGTTGAAGAAGGATCTCATGGCTGCTCTTGACAAGGAGGTTAAAGCCTTGGATGAAGACAACTGGAAGTTTGAAGGACCACGTTCCCGGATCCACCTCGTATCACATCGAG GCAACTATCTACGTCAACCCACAGAAGCTTCAAAGAATTGGAGTTTGACTCAACCAAAATAG
- the LOC112747430 gene encoding protein SAMBA-like isoform X2, translating into MSSPAHSSVSTTAVVGGGGGGGGSSSNAALSIDDFHFPFDPISTHEQKDDAMLVLKKDLMAALDKEVKALDEDNWKFEGPRSRIHLVSHRDSTMTISLIYIGPSH; encoded by the exons ATGTCATCACCGGCTCATTCATCTGTGTCAACCACCGCGGTTGTTGGTGGAGGCGGCGGCGGAGGTGGCAGTAGCAGCAATGCCGCACTTTCCATTGACGATTTCCATTTCCCCTTTGACCCCATTTCAACGCATGAACAGAAGGATGATGCCATGCTAg TGTTGAAGAAGGATCTCATGGCTGCTCTTGACAAGGAGGTTAAAGCCTTGGATGAAGACAACTGGAAGTTTGAAGGACCACGTTCCCGGATCCACCTCGTATCACATCGAG ATAGTACAATGACCATTTCCCTTATCTACATTGGCCCGAGTCACTGA
- the LOC112747429 gene encoding syntaxin-22-like, whose protein sequence is MSFQDIEAGRQFASRRGNINGKQDPTQAVAAGIFQINTAVSTFQRLVNTLGTPKDTPELREKLHKTRLHIGQLVKDTSAKLKQASEIDHQSNINASKKIADAKLAKDFQAVLKEFQKAQRLAAERETAYTPFVPQAAPSSYTANEADANSGKMPEQRALLVESRRQEVVFLDNEIAFNEAIIEERDQGIQEIQQQIGEVNEIFKDLAVLVHEQGAMIDDIGSNIEHSHAATAQARSQLAKASKTQRSNSSLTCLLLVIFGIVLLIVIVVLAA, encoded by the exons ATGAGCTTTCAAGACATCGAGGCCGGCCGGCAGTTCGCTTCCCGCCGAGGCAACATCAACGGCAAGCAAGACCCCACTCAGGCGGTGGCTGCCGGAATTTTCCAGATCAACACTGCGGTCTCCACCTTCCAGAGGCTCGTTAACACCCTAGGAACCCCCAAAGACACCCCCGAGCTCCGCGAGAAGCT GCACAAGACAAGGCTGCACATTGGACAATTGGTGAAGGACACTTCAGCGAAGCTTAAACAAGCTAGTGAAATTGATCACCAATCTAATATCAAT GCAAGCAAGAAGATAGCAGATGCTAAACTCGCGAAAGATTTTCAGGCAGTGTTGAAAGAATTTCAGAAGGCACAGCGTCTTGCGGCAGAGAGGGAAACAGCTTACACCCCATTTGTTCCACAAGCAGCTCCATCCAG CTATACAGCTAATGAAGCAGATGCTAATTCTGGTAAGATGCCAGAACAGCGTGCCCTTCTTGTGGAATCCAGAAG GCAGGAGGTGGTGTTTTTAGATAATGAGATTGCCTTCAATGAGGCTATCATTGAAGAAAGAGATCAAGGCATTCAAGAAATTCAGCAGCAAATTGGTGAAGTAAATGAAATTTTTAAAGACCTTGCTGTGCTTGTGCATGAACAAGGAGCTATGATTG atGATATTGGGTCCAACATTGAGCATTCCCATGCAGCAACTGCACAAGCAAGATCTCAACTTGCTAAAGCTTCAAAGACTCAAAGATCAAATTCTTCTTTG ACATGCTTGCTTTTGGTGATATTTGGAATTGTGCTTCTAATTGTCATCGTTGTTCTGGCTGCTTAG